One Heyndrickxia oleronia genomic window, TTGCTTTTTCGGTATCTTCACAAGTGGATTCTAGGACAATTATTGATGTTAGCGGTGCTGAGAAGCTGTTGGGAAGAGGAGATATGCTATTTTTAGAGAATGGATCCTCTAAACCTGCCCGAATACAGGGAACCTTTGTAACGGATGATGAGATAGATCGTATAGTAGCACATGTTCGAAATGAAGAAAAACCTAATTATTTATTTGAACAAGATGAATTATTAAAAAAGGCACAAATTGAAGATGAAGAAGATGAAATATTTTTTGAAGCATGTGAATTTGTTATTGAACAGGGCGGTGCATCTACATCATTATTACAAAGAAATTTTCGAATTGGCTATAATCGGGCTGCAAGGTTGATTGAAATGATGGAGCAACAAGGAATTATTTCTGAAGCAAAAGGAAGCAAACCAAGAGATGTTTTAATTTCTAGGGATGATTTAGAGGTTGCCTATGGCAATCAAATGAAATGAAAGGGCAGAGATTCTCTCTGCCCATTACTTTAAAATTTATAAAGCACAGTCCTTGAAAATATTCCTAAAATGAAGATGTCATACATAGCATAGTCATGGAATAGAAAAAGTGCTATAATATTTCAATATGAACATTTGATTATTGTCAATCGTTCATAAAACCAATTATAGCAAATGATATACGTATATCATATACTGTGTACATATAGACATTGTTGGAGGTTCTATTATGACTGTATACCATTTCGTAGGTATTAAAGGGTCCGGTATGAGTGCATTGGCACAAATACTACACGATATGGGTTATGAAGTGCAAGGATCAGATTATGAAAAATATTTCTTTACCCAAAAAGGCTTGGAGCAATCTGGAATTAAAATATTACCATTCCAGCGCGAAAATATTAAACCAGGCTTAACTGTTATTGCAGGAAATGCTTTTCCTGATACACATGAAGAAATCGAAGAAGCAGTAAAAGTTGGAGTACCAGTTATCCGTTACCATAAATTTTTAGGGGAATTTATGCAGAAGTTTACGAGTGTTGCTGTTACAGGCGCCCATGGGAAAACATCAACCACTGGGTTACTTGCTCATGCAATTTCTGGATCAAAGCCTACTTCTTATTTAATTGGGGATGGAACTGGGCATGGTGAAAAAGATGCAGAATACTTCGTTTTTGAAGCTTGTGAATATAGACGTCATTTTCTTTCATATTACCCAGACTACGCAATCATGACCAATATTGATTTCGATCATCCAGATTATTTTGCAAATATTGACGATGTGTTTTCTGCATTCCAAGAAATGGCAATGCATGTGAAGAAAGGAATTATCGCTTACGGCGATGATGAGCAACTTCAAAAAATCCAGGCTAAAGTTCCTGTTCTTTTCTATGGTTTTGCTGAAGAAAATGATTTTCAAGCAAGAAATATTGAAAAAAATTCTACGGGAACTAAATTTGATGTATTTGTTCGTAATAATTATTTTGCTACATTCGAAATACCAACTTTTGGCGACCATAATGTATTAAATGCTTTATCAGTCATCGCTTTATGTCATTATGAGCAAATATCAACAGAGAAAACTCAGGAATATTTAAAAACATTTAAAGGTGTAAAAAGAAGATTTACGGAAAAGCAAGTAGGCACACAAGTTATTGTCGATGATTATGCGCATCATCCTACAGAAATAAAAGCAACAATAGATTCAGCTAGACAAAAATATCCAAATAGAGAAATAGTTGTCGTATTCCAGCCGCATACTTTTACAAGAACACAAACATTTTTAACGGAATTTGCGCAAAGTCTTAGTGAGGCTGACCATGTTTTCTTATGTGAGATATTTGGTTCAGCAAGAGAAGTTCATGGTAAATTAACAGTAAATGATTTGAAGGACAAAATCGAAGGCGCACAAATACTTTTAGAAGAGGATACATCCCCACTACTTGAGCTAAAAGATAGTGTGATCTTATTTATGGGGGCAGGCGATATTCAAAAATATCAACGTGCCTATGAACAGCTTTTAGAAAAACAATAAAACAGGTTACCTATCATTTTTGATAGGGCCTGTTTTTTTGTTATTAGAAAATCGATTAATTTCTAATTATATGTGAAAGCTGTTTTTTTATTTTAAATTTTCTGGATTGAGACATTCTAATTCAGGTAAAACAAATAATCCATCTTTACGAATAAGCACGTCATCAAAATATATTTCTCCTCCACCATACTCTGGACGTTGAATAAGCACCATATCCCAGTGAATGTTAGAGTCATTACCATTAGGGGCTACATCATAGCATTGTCCAGGTGTAAAATGAATACTTCCCGCAATTTTTTCATCAAATAATATATCTTGCATAGGATGCAGAATATATGGATTGACGCCTATTGCAAATTCACCGACATAGCGAGCGCCTTCATCTGTATCAAAAATCTTATTGATTCTTTCTGTATCATTAGATGTTGCTTCGATAATTTTCCCATCTTTAAACGTTAATTTTACATTTTCAAAAGTAAAGCCTTGATATGGAGAAGGTGTGTTGTATGTAAGAGTCCCATTAACTGAATTACGCACAGGTGCTGTATACACTTCACCATCTGGAATATTAAGACGTCCAGCACATTTAATAGCAGGAATATCTTTGATTGAGAAAGTTAGGTCAGTTCCAGGACTTATAAGGCGAACCTTATCTGTTTTATTCATTAACTCCACTAAAGAATCCATCGCTTTGTCCATTTTACTATAATCAAGGTTACATACATTGAAGTAAAAATCTTCAAAGGCTTCTGTGCTCATTTTTGCTAATTGAGCCATTGCTGAATTAGGGTAACGAAGAACAACCCATTTAGTTTTCGGAACACGAATTTCTCGATGAACTTTTTTGCCGACAGTATTCCCTTGTATTTTCATTTTTTCATCGGGTACATCTGCATGTTCATTAATGTTATCACCAGATCTTAGGCCAATATATGCATCCATTTTTTTCATAACTTCTGCTTCGAAATCAGCCATCATATCAAATTGTTCTTCTTTAGCACCCATTAATAGTGCACGATCTACTTGGTGATCCTTAATTGAGACAAAAGGATACCCACCTGCGGCATATGCTTCCTTTACTAATGCGACTACAAGTTCTTTTTGTAGACCAAAGTTTTCAATCAGAACTTTTTCCCCTGGTTGCAATTGCACAGAATAGTTAATTAAATTTTTTGCTAGTTGTTCTACTCTCGGATCTTTCATCTTTTTTCCTCCATAAACAATATTTCATACTTTTTCATTGTACTCCTATTTATCCAATAGTTGAATAAAGAAAATTAGCCCTTTACTAGTAAAAATATTTGGCGAAGATAGCAGAATATGAGAAAATAAAGGAGGAATTTATGTCTGAAAAAGAAGATGGTTGTTTACAAAAGAAAAGAAAGGGTACTGTGTATTATACAAGGGAGGTCAACTAACATGATTGTAATTCTTTATTTAAGTGTCGCCTTGATTGCAATTGCTTTTTTGGTTTTAGTCATATTTGTATCAAAAACATTAAATTCAGTAAAAGACGCAGTTAATCAAATGACAAAAACAATGGATGGTTTGGAAGGACAGTTACAAGGAATAACAAGCGAAACAACAATGCTATTACATAAGACAAATGCACTTGCAGAAGATATTCAGCATAAAGCTGAAAAGTTAAATACAGTAGTATATGCTGTTGAAGAAGTTGGGACAACCATTAAATCTCTAAATGCATCTGTTCGAAAGGTAACGAATAATGTTTCAAATCAACTAGAACAAAATCAAGATAAAATAAGTCAGGCAATACAATGGGGTAATGTATTAAAAGAAATAAAAGATAAATGGGTACAAAAAAAAGAAAAAAGAAAAACAGAGCAATTAGTGAAACATGCGATTGAAGATGAATCCCATCTGCGTGAAGTAAAAAGATCAAGAGGGTAGAAATAATAAGGAGGAATCAAAAATGGCAAATAATGAAGTAAAACATTTGGATGAACCAAAACATTTAAATACGAAGGATTTTGTAATAGGAGCTATCATTGGTGGTGTAGTAGGAGCTGCAACTGCTTTGTTCCTAGCTCCCAAATCAGGGAAAGACTTAAGAAATGATGTAAGCGGGCAATTTATTTCATTAAAAGACAAGACGGATGATCTCCGTGTAGCTGTGACTCAAAAAGGAAATGATTTAGCTGCTGCAACAAAAGAAAAAACGATTCAATTGAAGGATAAAGCTGTTGATGCAGGGAATAAGTTGAAGGAAACGGTAAAGGAACAAAAAGAAAAAATGCTCAAAAACGATGAAGTAGAGACAGAGGAAGAATTTATTTAAACTGTTTATAAAACACACTATCTAGATTATTATTAGATAGTGTGTTTTTGGTTTAGTCTCTTTTGTTTTTTAGGTTCAGTTGGCCAAATAATTTCCAATTGATCACCTTCTCTTATTGGATCATAGAAGGTGGTTTGTTCTTTGTTTTTAAGTAATTGAAAATTACCATTACTATGCTTTGGCATATTCACTTCTATGAATTTAAAAATATCTTGAAAAATAAATTCTTCGATTTTATGAGACTTTAATTCTATCATATCTCCGTAATGGATAATTTCATCTTTGGTCAGTATTTTCCCTGAACGAATCACTTCAGTAAGTGGTTTATGAATCTTTATATGTTGTCCATTGAAAGTAATATTAATATGATAATTTAAACGAAGATTCTTTAACTTTGCAAGGTTATTTACCGTCAAAGGACTTTTCTTTTTGATACTTATCTGATCATTATTTTGAAAACCTTGTGTTAGTTTAACCTCTTGATCATTTAACAATAGTCTATGAGACTGAGAAGGTAAAAAAGTTTCTTTACCATCAATATTGATTCGAAATGGTTTTAGTTCTTGAAGGTAATCAAATAGATTTAAGGAAAGAAATAATTCCTCTATGTTTTTAGGAAAATAAATCTCTAGAGAATCGCGGTCTTCGAGAAGATCATTTTCTGAAGCCGATTCGCCATTCCTTTTTATTATCATTGATACATTATATGACCTTCCATTAATATAGACCTTTTTAGTTGGAATATCGTCAAGAAATTCTTTAATTTTCACCACTGCATGGGCACCGTCTTTTCCTTTAATGATAGAAATTTCATCACCATTATTAATTGGGTGATCAAGACTTGCTTCTACCCCATTTTTCATGATAACCGGCGGTTTACCATGCTCCCCTGGAACGGTAATTTGTCTTTCATTAACAGTTATCATCTTTGCCATTCCGGGTTTTCCATGTAATTGACTTAATTTCATTCCAGAACCTAAAATACAATCTCCAACCGTTAGCTTCTTTACTTCAAACAATCTTACAGGTTGGTCGTTTACGTAAGCTGTTACATAATGGACAGGTGTTTGTTTAGCCGCGATAGCAATACCAATCGGTGTAATTAATTCAGGGCCTTTTGGGATTTGATCTGAAAGAACTAAGCTTTGAATGGCATCTGTTCCTCTTATCGCTACACGATTTTCAGGTAATTGCAATTGTTTTGCAATTCTTTCTGTAATCTTTGGCGTTTGACTACCACCTCCCACTAACATCACTGCCTTTGGAGGCTTTCCATTATTTAATAAAAGAATTTCCTTAGAAATAGCACTGGCTAGCTTATCAATTGCTGGAGAAACTTGTTCGATAATATGTTCAGTTGTTACTTCCGTTTCAAACCCTAAAATATCTTGAATGATTATCGTATCTCTAGCTACTAACTGTCTTTTTGTTTCCTCTGCAATAGGAAAGTCCAGCAGTAATTGATCACTAATTGCTTCTGTAATTTCATCTCCTGCAATAGGAACCATTCCATATGCAGTTACTGTACCTAAATCAGTTAAGGCAATATCAGATGTGCCGGCACCAATATCAACAAGTGCAACATTTAATCGTCGCATAGATGAAGGGATTAGGACATTGATAGCTGCAATGGGCTCTAATGTTAATGCCTCTATTTCTAAATCTGACCGTTGTAAGGCAGAAATTAATGACTCAACAACTACCTTAGGTAGGAAAGTAGCGATTATTTCGACAGATGCTTCATTTCCTTGCTGGTCGATAAGATTTCCAATCTCCTCGCCATCTAACTGATAGTTAAACACCGAGTAACCAACACAGTAATAATAATGACTTTTTAAAGATGAATATTTTTCTGCTGCGATAGCTTGAGCTTTTTGAACAGCACTTAATTCTAGATGCAAAATATCCTCTTTTGTAATCATTGGTTTTCCTTTAATAGATATGGTTACATGAGCTTTTTCTGTTTTTAGAGCACGCCCTGCGGCAGCAACACAAACCTTAGTTAACTTTCCATGCTTTTTCTCTAATTGTTCCTTTACCTCTTTTATCACTTTTGAGACGGAAAGGACATCATGGATTTGTCCATCGAGCATGGCCCTTTCCTTATGTTCCTTTATAAAAATATCGGAAACATAGTATTGTTGATTGGCTTCCTCTAGGATAATTCCTACAACGGACCGTGTACCAATATCAAGTGCAAATATTTTGTTTTTTTCTTGCAAGAGATACACCTTCTTTTAATGAATATATGTGGCAATAAAGATCAATGAAAAAGTTTATAATTCCCCTGAAAAATACTTTAATGCTTAAAAGCGTTTAAGTATTAAAACTTTTATCGTGACATTTTATTAACAATAGATTATAATTAGTCCTAATATTAATAGGATCAGATTATATTTTTTCTTCCTTTTTTAAAATGTATCACAAAGGAGTATAAAATTAAACTGACTTGTCATTTCAAAGATTTATGGTGTGAACGTTATTGTAAAGAATTTTTTTTGCAAGGCTATTTTTGTATCGTTTGTTGCTTTTGAAAAAGCCCTTCAGCAGAGCTTTTACCTAATAAAGGATAAGTTGGTTCTTATGAAGTTTCAGCATTTTTCTTAAAAGTGGTTAAACATCTTAGTTCAAACCTTACTTAAATAGCAGCAATGCCTGGAAAGAGGCTATTACAAATGTTCAGATCATCACAATAATTTGGAGAGGATGGTACGTTTTGAGTAATCAAGAGCTTGATCAGTTACGTCAGCAGGTTGAAGATATTAATTTACAATTGTTAGCACTTATTAATGAAAGAGCAAAACTTGTTCAGGATATAGGGAAAGTTAAAGAAGCTAGTGGTGTTAATCGTTATGATCCGGTTCGAGAAAGAATGATGCTCAATGTAATTAAAGAACATAATAATGGACCATTCGAAGACAAGATTGTTGAACATCTTTTTAAAGAGATTTTTAAAGCTGGCTTAGATCTTCAACAGGAAAATCAGCAAAAAGCTCTTCTTGTTTCCCGAAAAAAGAAGCCTGAGGATACCATTATAGAAATTAAGGGCGAGATGATTGGTGATGGTAGACCACATTTTGTTTTTGGACCTTGTGCAGTTGAGTCTTATGAACAGGTTGCAGAAGTTGCAAAATCAGTCAAGGCTAAAGGGTTAACTTTATTACGTGGTGGGGCGTATAAACCACGAACTTCCCCTTATGATTTTCAAGGATTGGGCATTGAAGGATTGAAAATATTAAAACAAATAGCAGATGAATATGGCTTAGCCGTTATTAGTGAAATCGTTACGCCTAATGATATTGAAAAGGCAGTGGATTATTTAGATGTGATTCAAATTGGTGCACGTAACATGCAAAATTTTGAATTATTAAAAGCTGCTGGTTCAGTGAAAAAACCCGTTTTATTAAAAAGAGGTTTAGCAGCAACGATTGATGAGTTTATTAATGCAGCTGAATATATAATGTCACAAGGTAATGGTGAAATTATTCTTTGTGAACGTGGAATTAGAACTTATGAACGTGCAACACGAAATACATTAGATATTACAGCCGTTCCAATTTTGAAACAAGAAACCCATTTACCTGTATTTGTAGATGTTACTCATTCAACGGGAAGAAGAGATCTATTATTACCAGCAGCGAAAGCAGCATTAGCAATTGGTGCTGATGGGGTCATGGCTGAGGTACATCCTGATCCAGCAGTTGCTCTCTCTGATTCAGCCCAACAAATGGACTTAGATCAATTCGAACATTTTTATCGTGAATTACAACAATCGCAACCAGTAAGGGTATAATGACTGTAATAACCTTCTGAAACATTCAGAGGGTTTTTGCTTTTTCTAATTAATGTAGATAATGGATAAATACTTGTGTTTTCTATGTAAAAATCGTGTCAAATTAGTGTTATTCATTGCAGTTAGTAGTTGTCTGTCGTATGATTATATGAGTACATATTTTTTACTTTCTTTAATTTAAAGTGATTAGAAATGTGATGACTGATAAAAACTAACGATTATATATAGTAGTAATGGAGTGTGAATGTTTTATGAATATTACCATCTATGATGTAGCCCGTGAAGCGAATGTTTCAATGGCTACTGTATCTAGGGTAGTGAATGGGAATCCTAATGTGAAGCCAGCAACAAGAAAAAAGGTGAATGAAGTAATCGAAAGATTAGGCTATCGTCCCAATGCTGTTGCGCGTGGATTAGCCAGCAAGAAAACAACGACTGTAGGAGTAATTATTCCAGATATCTCTAATATTTTCTTCGCTGAATTAGCAAGGGGTATTGAGGATATCGCAACAATGTACAAATATAATATCATTTTAAGTAATTCAGATCAGAATAAAGACAAAGAGTTACATCTATTGAATACAATGCTTGGAAAGCAAGTTGACGGAATTGTATTTATGGGTGGTAATATTACTGAGGAGCATGTAGCAGAATTCGAACGTTCACCAGTGCCAATTGTTTTAGCTGGATCGATAGAGCCATTTAATAAAATACCTTCTGTAAATATTAATTATCGTCAAGCAACATATGATGTAGTAACGGAATTTATTGAAAAAGGACATAAGCATATTGCCTTTGTAGTAGGTCCATTACACAATCAAATTAATAAAGAACAAAAGCTTGAAGGATACAAAGAAGCACTTGAAAAAGCGGGAATTCCATTTAATGAGGAGTATGTAATTGAAGGAGACTACACCTATGATTCAGGAATTGAAGCATGGGAGAAGCTAAGTTCTCTTCCTGATCGACCTACTGCTGTTTTTGTAGGCAATGATGAAATGGCAATTGGTGTAATACATGGTGCACAAGATAATGGATTGCAAATTCCTAATGATGTAGAAGTGATTACATCTGATAATACACGTTTGGCATTAATGGTTCGTCCACAGCTTACCTCTGTCGTCCAGCCATTATATGATATTGGTGCGGTGGCCATGCGTCTGTTGACTAAATATATGAATAAAGAAAAGGTATCCGAAAATATTGTAATACTACCTCATAGAATTGAACATAGAAGTTCAACAAAATAAATAATAAATGCCTTTTGATTATTATCGGAAGGCATATATTATTTCAGACATAGTAGAAAAATATTAGCAGCTTTTTCTATTGTGAATTGATACCTCTATTTATTTCTGATACTCTTTATATAGTAAGGTAAGAGTTTCGTTATGAAGTCAAAAGGATGTGACAGAGTTTGAAAGAGAAAAAGAAAAGTGAATTATTTTCATGGATAAAATCAATATTACTTGCGGTAGTGATTGTGCTTGTTTGTCGATATTTTGTTTTCACTCCATCTGTTGTTGTAGGAGAATCAATGATGCCTAATTTACAGGATGGAAACCGAATTATCGTAAGTAAGCTAAGTGATATTAAACGTTTTGATGAAATTGTCTTTCATGCACCAGATGCTGATGAACATTACGTAAAAAGAGTTATAGGTTTACCAGGTGACTCTATTGAAATGAAAGATGATGTTCTATATATAAATGGAAAAGCATACAAAGAACCTTATTTGAAAGAAAATCGTAAAGATCTACTACCTATGCAACAATTAACTGAAGACTTTACTTTAAAGGAAAAAACCGGTAAAAGTAAAGTTCCAAAGGGATATTTATTTGTTCTTGGGGATAATCGCTTAGTAAGTAAAGATAGCCGATATTTCGGTGTCATTCCAATGGATTCTGTCATAGGAAAGGTGAAAATTCGCTTTTGGCCATTAAATGAGTTTGATTATTTTAAATAAGTTTTAAAGAGAGAAGGGCTGTCTACAATTGTGTTCATACACTAATGAGACAACCCTTTTTTTTATAGTCATTATTAACGAGACGTTTGCTGTCTAATAAAATGTAGTAATCGTTCCACAGTTTGTTTGTTTTTTTCAGTAATTTCTGGTTTTCTTGGTATAGGTTTGTACATATTTTCGGGATCTTCCCATGCGGTTGCTAATGGTATTGGTGCTTTTGCTTTCCACTTATTGACCCATGAAGTTGGAAGTTCACCTTTTACATCTGGATAATTGTTCATTTCTAGCCAAATAAGTGACCATGCTCTAGGAACAACTCTCCAAATATCATATCCACCTCCACCAACAGCAATCCATCTTCCATCACAATATTGATGAGCAAGTTGGTGTGCAAGCTTTGGAATTTTCTTATATATATTAATAGAAGCAGATAAATGGGTAAGTGGGTCATAGTAGTGTGAGTCTGCACCATTTTGAGTAAGAATAACATCGGGTTTAAAATAGGCAGCAACTTCCCTCAAAGCTGTTTCGTAACAGTAGAGCCAAGATTCATCTTCAGTAAAGGCATCCACTGGTATATTGAATGAATATCCATAACCCTTACCACTGCCCCATTCGTTGACATTACCTGTCCCGGGAAATAAATATCTTCCGGTTTCATGAATTGAGAATGTACAGACTGATTCATCATCGTAAAATGACCATTGAACTCCGTCCCCATGATGGGCATCAGTATCAATATATAGGACTCTAGCATTATACTTTTCTTGTAAATATTTGATAGCTACTGAACTATCATTGTAAACACAAAATCCGGAAGCTTTCCCCCTGAATCCATGATGTAATCCTCCACCTAGATGTACAGCATGTCGGCTTTGTCCTGTCATTACTTGATCCACAGCCGTCAATGTACCACCAACAAGTAGGGCACTTGCTTCATGCATTCCAGAAAAAATGGGTGTGTCCTCTGTACCTAATCCATAATTTTCTGCAGTTTCTTCTGATAAACGTCCATTTCCCGCACTTTTCACCGCTTCTATGTAGGATGAATCATGTATTAAGCAAAGCTCTTCATCAGTTGCCATTCTAGGAGGTATGATATCTTCATTTGTTATAGCATTGAGTTCTTTTAATAAATCTAATGTTAATGTCAATCGGAATTGATTAAATGGATGGTCCTTTGAAAAACGATAAGAAAGAAGTTCATCTGAGTAAATAAAAACCGCGTCTTTTGTCATAATGACATTCCAGGCATATTTGGCCATAATACTTGGTAGCCATTTTTTTTAAGATGCTCAATTACAATGATTGGGTTCATTGTTTGAATTCGAAAAACTAGTATTTTATGGTTTGGATCTTTCTTATCGGGATATACGAGCACGCTATGAACATTAACATGATATTGATTGAATATGCCTGTGACTTCGTGTAAAACTCCAGTACGGTTCCGCACTTTAATTTCAATTTGTGAGCCAGGTTGATTGGCTCCAGTTAATTCAACCATGGTTCGGAGGATGTCAGTACCAGTGATAATACCAACTACCTTTTTATTTACGACAATAGGTAAACAACCAATTCGATGTTCATATAAGATACCAGCCACTTCTTCGACAAAGTCTAAAGGATGACCGGTAATTACGTTTGGATTCATTATTTGCTCAAGAGGGATTGTCAATTCTTTTTCCAACCGCTTCTTTTCGAATAGGGGGGATGGAGTTGCATCCTTAATATCACGTTCTGTCACCAAACCTAATAAATGCTGTTCGCTGTCAACGATAGGAATATGACGGATTTTTTTTTCCCTCATAATCAATAAAGCAGAGTGAATCGTATCTTCAGGCTGTAATGTAATAACATCTGTTTTCATTATTTCCTCAATGATCATGCCATTCAACTCCTTGTTTAAGTCATTGACTAATACATAAATCGATTCATGAACCGTAATTGATCAAATTTTTGAACCGATTCATAATCTACTCTTTTTCCGATTCTGACCATTAAACAGTTGGCAGGATGAGAGCTAATTTCAGGGTCATCCGTTGCAAACCATTCTAGCCCGCCTGCTCCCATCATTTTTTCCATCACCTTTCGATACTCCCAGACATTTAGTCCGGTTCCTTTTAAATCCCAGTGCCAATAATATTCAGTCGTAATGGTAATATAATCTTCCATTGCATCATCCATCATTGACACCCTT contains:
- a CDS encoding aminopeptidase, which codes for MKDPRVEQLAKNLINYSVQLQPGEKVLIENFGLQKELVVALVKEAYAAGGYPFVSIKDHQVDRALLMGAKEEQFDMMADFEAEVMKKMDAYIGLRSGDNINEHADVPDEKMKIQGNTVGKKVHREIRVPKTKWVVLRYPNSAMAQLAKMSTEAFEDFYFNVCNLDYSKMDKAMDSLVELMNKTDKVRLISPGTDLTFSIKDIPAIKCAGRLNIPDGEVYTAPVRNSVNGTLTYNTPSPYQGFTFENVKLTFKDGKIIEATSNDTERINKIFDTDEGARYVGEFAIGVNPYILHPMQDILFDEKIAGSIHFTPGQCYDVAPNGNDSNIHWDMVLIQRPEYGGGEIYFDDVLIRKDGLFVLPELECLNPENLK
- a CDS encoding YtxH domain-containing protein, whose product is MANNEVKHLDEPKHLNTKDFVIGAIIGGVVGAATALFLAPKSGKDLRNDVSGQFISLKDKTDDLRVAVTQKGNDLAAATKEKTIQLKDKAVDAGNKLKETVKEQKEKMLKNDEVETEEEFI
- a CDS encoding bifunctional 3-deoxy-7-phosphoheptulonate synthase/chorismate mutase, producing MSNQELDQLRQQVEDINLQLLALINERAKLVQDIGKVKEASGVNRYDPVRERMMLNVIKEHNNGPFEDKIVEHLFKEIFKAGLDLQQENQQKALLVSRKKKPEDTIIEIKGEMIGDGRPHFVFGPCAVESYEQVAEVAKSVKAKGLTLLRGGAYKPRTSPYDFQGLGIEGLKILKQIADEYGLAVISEIVTPNDIEKAVDYLDVIQIGARNMQNFELLKAAGSVKKPVLLKRGLAATIDEFINAAEYIMSQGNGEIILCERGIRTYERATRNTLDITAVPILKQETHLPVFVDVTHSTGRRDLLLPAAKAALAIGADGVMAEVHPDPAVALSDSAQQMDLDQFEHFYRELQQSQPVRV
- the lepB gene encoding signal peptidase I, with product MKEKKKSELFSWIKSILLAVVIVLVCRYFVFTPSVVVGESMMPNLQDGNRIIVSKLSDIKRFDEIVFHAPDADEHYVKRVIGLPGDSIEMKDDVLYINGKAYKEPYLKENRKDLLPMQQLTEDFTLKEKTGKSKVPKGYLFVLGDNRLVSKDSRYFGVIPMDSVIGKVKIRFWPLNEFDYFK
- the murC gene encoding UDP-N-acetylmuramate--L-alanine ligase, with the translated sequence MTVYHFVGIKGSGMSALAQILHDMGYEVQGSDYEKYFFTQKGLEQSGIKILPFQRENIKPGLTVIAGNAFPDTHEEIEEAVKVGVPVIRYHKFLGEFMQKFTSVAVTGAHGKTSTTGLLAHAISGSKPTSYLIGDGTGHGEKDAEYFVFEACEYRRHFLSYYPDYAIMTNIDFDHPDYFANIDDVFSAFQEMAMHVKKGIIAYGDDEQLQKIQAKVPVLFYGFAEENDFQARNIEKNSTGTKFDVFVRNNYFATFEIPTFGDHNVLNALSVIALCHYEQISTEKTQEYLKTFKGVKRRFTEKQVGTQVIVDDYAHHPTEIKATIDSARQKYPNREIVVVFQPHTFTRTQTFLTEFAQSLSEADHVFLCEIFGSAREVHGKLTVNDLKDKIEGAQILLEEDTSPLLELKDSVILFMGAGDIQKYQRAYEQLLEKQ
- a CDS encoding cell division protein FtsA; the encoded protein is MQEKNKIFALDIGTRSVVGIILEEANQQYYVSDIFIKEHKERAMLDGQIHDVLSVSKVIKEVKEQLEKKHGKLTKVCVAAAGRALKTEKAHVTISIKGKPMITKEDILHLELSAVQKAQAIAAEKYSSLKSHYYYCVGYSVFNYQLDGEEIGNLIDQQGNEASVEIIATFLPKVVVESLISALQRSDLEIEALTLEPIAAINVLIPSSMRRLNVALVDIGAGTSDIALTDLGTVTAYGMVPIAGDEITEAISDQLLLDFPIAEETKRQLVARDTIIIQDILGFETEVTTEHIIEQVSPAIDKLASAISKEILLLNNGKPPKAVMLVGGGSQTPKITERIAKQLQLPENRVAIRGTDAIQSLVLSDQIPKGPELITPIGIAIAAKQTPVHYVTAYVNDQPVRLFEVKKLTVGDCILGSGMKLSQLHGKPGMAKMITVNERQITVPGEHGKPPVIMKNGVEASLDHPINNGDEISIIKGKDGAHAVVKIKEFLDDIPTKKVYINGRSYNVSMIIKRNGESASENDLLEDRDSLEIYFPKNIEELFLSLNLFDYLQELKPFRINIDGKETFLPSQSHRLLLNDQEVKLTQGFQNNDQISIKKKSPLTVNNLAKLKNLRLNYHINITFNGQHIKIHKPLTEVIRSGKILTKDEIIHYGDMIELKSHKIEEFIFQDIFKFIEVNMPKHSNGNFQLLKNKEQTTFYDPIREGDQLEIIWPTEPKKQKRLNQKHTI
- the ccpA gene encoding catabolite control protein A, with amino-acid sequence MNITIYDVAREANVSMATVSRVVNGNPNVKPATRKKVNEVIERLGYRPNAVARGLASKKTTTVGVIIPDISNIFFAELARGIEDIATMYKYNIILSNSDQNKDKELHLLNTMLGKQVDGIVFMGGNITEEHVAEFERSPVPIVLAGSIEPFNKIPSVNINYRQATYDVVTEFIEKGHKHIAFVVGPLHNQINKEQKLEGYKEALEKAGIPFNEEYVIEGDYTYDSGIEAWEKLSSLPDRPTAVFVGNDEMAIGVIHGAQDNGLQIPNDVEVITSDNTRLALMVRPQLTSVVQPLYDIGAVAMRLLTKYMNKEKVSENIVILPHRIEHRSSTK
- a CDS encoding acetoin utilization protein AcuC, which translates into the protein MTKDAVFIYSDELLSYRFSKDHPFNQFRLTLTLDLLKELNAITNEDIIPPRMATDEELCLIHDSSYIEAVKSAGNGRLSEETAENYGLGTEDTPIFSGMHEASALLVGGTLTAVDQVMTGQSRHAVHLGGGLHHGFRGKASGFCVYNDSSVAIKYLQEKYNARVLYIDTDAHHGDGVQWSFYDDESVCTFSIHETGRYLFPGTGNVNEWGSGKGYGYSFNIPVDAFTEDESWLYCYETALREVAAYFKPDVILTQNGADSHYYDPLTHLSASINIYKKIPKLAHQLAHQYCDGRWIAVGGGGYDIWRVVPRAWSLIWLEMNNYPDVKGELPTSWVNKWKAKAPIPLATAWEDPENMYKPIPRKPEITEKNKQTVERLLHFIRQQTSR
- a CDS encoding DUF948 domain-containing protein — translated: MIVILYLSVALIAIAFLVLVIFVSKTLNSVKDAVNQMTKTMDGLEGQLQGITSETTMLLHKTNALAEDIQHKAEKLNTVVYAVEEVGTTIKSLNASVRKVTNNVSNQLEQNQDKISQAIQWGNVLKEIKDKWVQKKEKRKTEQLVKHAIEDESHLREVKRSRG